A region of Jonquetella anthropi DSM 22815 DNA encodes the following proteins:
- a CDS encoding zinc ribbon domain-containing protein, with protein sequence MALHVFRCVLCGHRFESDRAGVKCPKCGSRTLVHESGDSLRGKCGCGGSCCSCSGCSH encoded by the coding sequence ATGGCTCTTCACGTGTTTCGCTGCGTCCTGTGCGGACACAGGTTTGAATCCGACCGCGCGGGCGTTAAGTGCCCGAAGTGCGGCTCCCGCACGCTGGTCCACGAGAGCGGGGACTCGCTGAGAGGCAAGTGCGGCTGCGGCGGTTCGTGCTGCTCCTGCTCCGGGTGTTCCCATTGA
- the tsaD gene encoding tRNA (adenosine(37)-N6)-threonylcarbamoyltransferase complex transferase subunit TsaD yields the protein MRLRRFVLLLLRVFPLSDGLLLAIESSCDDTSVALVRGRTALGWLISSQIERHSPFGGVVPEYASRMHLEALLPLTERLMKEAAVSPRDLDGIAVTYGPGLMGSLLVGVMAAKALSQVWGVPLIGVNHLEGHLCAGLVSSPDLDFPFLCAVVSGGHTEVLLCRGPGDYQLAARTRDDAAGEAFDKLAKMLGLGYPGGPVVDRLAAGGRPDAFDLPRPKFDGSMDFSFSGLKTAVLNMVNHWRQRGEEIPTEDLCASFQQAVVDVLIDRLEQAAEKTGVRSVAISGGVAANSRFREAVSSHPGWKAFVPPKSYCTDNAVMIGVAGGLSLKAGRTSDLTLSPDPSLDVTAGLSSL from the coding sequence GTGCGGCTGCGGCGGTTCGTGCTGCTCCTGCTCCGGGTGTTCCCATTGAGCGACGGCTTACTGTTAGCCATTGAGAGCAGCTGCGACGACACGTCCGTTGCACTCGTTCGAGGACGGACGGCGCTCGGGTGGCTCATCTCCAGCCAGATTGAGCGACACAGCCCGTTCGGCGGCGTCGTGCCCGAGTACGCGTCGCGAATGCACCTTGAAGCCCTTCTGCCTCTGACCGAGCGTCTGATGAAAGAGGCGGCAGTTTCTCCTAGAGACTTGGACGGAATCGCCGTGACCTACGGTCCCGGGCTCATGGGGTCGCTACTGGTGGGCGTCATGGCGGCCAAGGCGCTGAGCCAGGTCTGGGGCGTCCCGCTGATCGGCGTGAATCACTTGGAAGGCCACCTGTGCGCCGGGTTGGTCTCGTCTCCTGACTTGGACTTCCCGTTCCTCTGCGCCGTCGTCTCGGGCGGACACACTGAAGTCCTGCTGTGCCGCGGCCCCGGCGACTATCAGCTGGCGGCCCGGACGAGGGACGACGCGGCAGGAGAAGCGTTCGACAAGCTGGCTAAAATGCTCGGCTTGGGCTATCCAGGCGGGCCGGTGGTCGATCGGCTGGCAGCCGGAGGGAGGCCCGACGCGTTTGACCTGCCGCGGCCGAAGTTCGACGGCTCAATGGACTTCAGCTTCAGCGGGCTGAAAACGGCGGTGCTGAACATGGTGAACCACTGGCGTCAGCGCGGCGAGGAAATTCCGACGGAAGACCTGTGCGCGTCGTTTCAGCAGGCCGTTGTGGACGTGCTGATCGATCGGCTGGAGCAGGCCGCGGAAAAGACGGGCGTGAGGTCCGTCGCCATCTCCGGCGGCGTGGCGGCCAACTCGCGGTTTCGGGAAGCCGTGTCGTCCCACCCGGGGTGGAAGGCCTTCGTGCCGCCCAAATCGTACTGCACCGACAACGCGGTGATGATCGGCGTCGCCGGCGGATTGTCCCTGAAAGCCGGCCGAACGAGCGACCTGACGCTCTCGCCCGATCCGTCGCTGGACGTCACAGCCGGACTGTCGTCGTTGTAA